From the Kitasatospora atroaurantiaca genome, the window CGTCCAACGCCATCAAGCACGCGCTCTCCAAGGAGGGCATCGGCGTCGAGGACCTCGACCTGATCGAGATCAACGAGGCCTTCGCGGCCGTCGCCCACCAGTCCATGAAGGACCTGGGCGTCAGCGACGAGAAGGTCAACGTCAACGGCGGCGCGATCGCGCTCGGCCACCCGATCGGCATGTCCGGCGCCCGCGTGGTGCTGCACCTGGCGCTGGAGCTGCAGCGCCGCGGCGGCGGCGTCGGCGCGGCCGCGCTCTGCGGCGGCGGCGGCCAGGGCGATGCGCTGATCGTCCGGGTCCCCAAGGCCTGAGCATCTGACGTACCTTCGGGGCCGTGAAGCGCTGTCGGCGCTTCACGGCCCGTTCGGGATCTAGGAGCACCCTGATGATCGACGTCCCCACGCTGGTCGAGCAGGCCCGCGAGGGCAGGCCGCGGGCCGTCGCCCGGCTGATCACGCTGGTCGAGAACGCGGCACCCGAGCTGCGCGAGGTGATGGCCGCGCTGGCTCCGTACACCGGGCAGGCGTACACGGTGGGGCTCACCGGCTCGCCCGGGGTGGGGAAGTCCACCTCGACCTCCGCCCTGGTCTCGGCGTACCGCAGGCTCGGCAAGCGGGTCGGGGTGCTGGCCGTCGACCCGTCCTCGCCGTTCTCCGGCGGCGCGCTGCTCGGCGACCGGGTGCGGATGCAGGAGCACGCCACCGACCCCGAGGTCTTCATCCGCTCGATGGCCACCCGGGGTCACCTGGGCGGGCTCTCCTGGTCCGCGCCGCAGGCGCTTCGGGTACTCGACGCGGCGGGCTGTGACGTGATCCTGGTGGAGACCGTCGGCGTCGGCCAGTCCGAGGTCGAGGTGGCCGCGCAGGCCGACACCACCGTGGTCCTGCTGGCCCCCGGCATGGGCGACGGCATCCAGGCGGCCAAGGCCGGGATCCTGGAGATCGGTGACGTCTTCGTGGTCAACAAGGCCGACCGGGACGGCGCGGACGCCACCGCCCGCGAGCTCAACCACATGCTCGGCCTCGGCGAGGCCCGCGAGGCGGGTGAGTGGCGGCCGCCGATCGTCAAGACGGTCGCGGCGCGCGGCGAAGGCGTGGACGAGGTGGTCGAGGCGCTCGAGAAGCACCGCGCCTGGCTGGCCGAGACCGGCGAACTCGCCACCCGCCGCCGCCGCCGGGCCGCCGACGAGGTCGAGGCAATCGCCCTCGCGGCCCTACGCGCCCGGATCGGCGACCTCCACGGCGACCGCCACCTCTCCGCCCTGGCCGAACGCGTCGCAGCCGGCGACCTCGACCCCTACGGCGCCGCCGACGAACTCATCTCAAGCCTCACCAACCCCTGACCCACTGGCCATCCGGCCAACCCTTGGCGGCGCAATCGGGCACTCATCAGGGGCGCGGGGAACTGCGCGAGTCCGGAAGGCTCGACGCCGCACTTTGCCGCCTCGTGAACAAGGCGAGGCTTCGGGCCAACCACTAGGGGCGCGGGGAACTGCGCGAATCCGGAAGAGTCGACGCCGCACTCTCCCGCTTCGCGCAGTTCCTCGCGCCCCTGGGTGGTGCATGGCTGAGCTCGTGCCCAAGGCCATGGCCAACCAAGCTCGGTGCTACGCCCGGCCGCGGAGGGCGCGGAGGTGCTCGGCGATCGGGGACAGCGCCGCGTACATCGCGTCGATCTGCTCGGGCGTGAGCCGGTCGATGAAGTGGTGGCGGACGCTGCGGACGTGGTCGGGCGCGACCTTCTGCATGGTCTCCCAGCCGAGGTCGGTCAGGTTCGCGTAGAGGCCGCGGCGGTCGCCGGGACACTCCTGACGGAGTACCAGCCCGGCGTTCTCCATCCGGGTGATCTGGTGCGAGAGCCGGCTCTTGGACTGCAGGGTCGCGGTGGCCAGGTCGGTCATCCGCATCCGGCGCTCGGGGGCCTCCGAGAGCACGACCAGGATCTCGTAGTCGTTGCTCGCCAGGTTGTGCGGCTGCAGCTCGCGGCCCAGCTGGTAGTCCAGGAGTTTGCTGACCTCCAGGTGGGCACGCCAGAACTGCTGCTCCTTGGCGGAGAGCCAAGGGGCCTCCTCCTCTGCCACGGGGGGAGAGGAGGAGGCCGCTGCGGGGTCGGTGGTGTGCGTGTCCATGCGGACAAGCATAGCCGAGATTGTTAAATGTTGTACAATATGACTTATTCGCCCACGGGGGCGCCGAGCAGCCTCAGAGCCCGAACCGCCGCCCCAGGTCGCCCAGGTTCCCGAGCCCCGGCACGTTGATGTTCGGCAGCTGCTGACCGCCGGCATGCCCGGCCTGCTGGTGCGGCATCCCACCGCCCGGCACCCCGGCCTCCGCGTGCACCACACCCACCGAACGCTCCGCCATCAGCGTCTCGGTGGACTGCAGCAGCACCTGCCCGGCCCCGATGAACTCGAACTGGTGCTCCTCGCCGGAGGCCCCACCGAGACCGGTCAGGTGACGCAGCCCGCCGATCAGGCCGTGCATGTAGCTGTGGTCGTAATGATGGCAGGGCGCGGGGCAGTCGGCCCAGCCGACCAGCGCCTGCGGATCCACCCGGATAGGTGGCTCCACGAAGTGCACCGGACCGTTGGACGCCGCCACGAACTTGCCGGAGCCGATCAGGGTCAGGAAGCCCGGGATGATCGACTGTTTCAGAGCCAGCGTGGGCTCGAAGGCCAGCAGGTTGCCCGAACGGACCGTCAGGTTGCCCTGCTCCAGGTCGTACGAGTTCAGGTCGAAGGCCCGGTCGGCGAGCAGCAGCTTGCCGCGGCCCTCGGCCAGCGTCCAGTCCGCCGCGTGCAGCGGGGAGTTGAAGTTCCGCTCCAGCACCTGGTCGATCACGCCCCGGCCGACGCCCGAGAAGCGGATGTCGCCGTAGTAGGCGATCATCTTGCCCTTCTGCAGGTAGTACGGGCCGTTCAGGTCGACCGAGAAGGCGTACGGGTTGACGTTGTCGTTGACCGGCAGGCTGTTGGCGTCGTGCACCACCGGGCCGCTGCCGCCCTGGGGCTGCGGCAGCGGGGCGCCGTACTGGCCCTGCGGCGGCATCGGCATGCCGACCTGGGTCGGCTGGTACGCCTGCTGGTACTGCTGCTGGGAGTAACCCTGCGGCGGCTGCTGCGGATAGCCGGGCTGCTGGCCGTACGGCTGCTGCGGAGGGTAGGACATCAGAGCTTCTCCTCGCTCGCCTGCACGTACACCACGCCGTGCCCGGACAGCTCCAGCTGGAACGCCTCGCCGGAACCGCGTCCGATCATGTCGCGCCAACCCAGCGCGGTGGACAGCTTGTTGGTGACCTGGCCGCGGTGCGCCACGTACGCCTGCGGGTCCACGTGCACCGGCTGGTTCGGGGCGATCGGCAGTTCGATGACGCCGCCGTGGGCCATCACCGCGACCGAGCCCTGGCCGTCCAGCTTCGTGGTGAACAGGCCCTGGCCGGTGACCTGGCCGCGGACCATGCCCATCACGCCGCCCTGCGAGCCCATGAACATGGTGGACTGCTGCAGCGTGCCGTCGAAGGCCAGCAGCCGGTCGGCCTCCACGTAGAGGGTGTCGCCGGCCAGGTCGATCACGTGGACGTTGTGGCCGCCGTGGCCGAACATCACGCTGCCCTGGCCCTCGACGGTCATCAGCGGGGTGTCCTCGTTGGCCACCCGGCGCCCGATCATCGACATCACGCCGCCCTGGCCGCCCATCACGTTGGGCTTGAAGGTGACCTCGCCGGTGTAGGCGAGCATCGCGCCGCGCTGGCTGAACACCCGCTGGCCGGGGAAGATCTTCGCCTCGACCATCTTGTTGTTGATCTTCGTGAAGGCCATCAGACGTCACCCCCGAAGGTCATCTTCTCGGACGGCTGGACGTACACCAGGCCCTCGCCGGTGAACTCCACCTGCATCGCCTCGCCGCCGCCCTCGCCGATCAGGGTGGTCCAGCCCGCGCCCGACTTCAGGCTGCGGTTGAGGCTCCCGGTGTGCGCCACGTACGCGCCCGGGTCGACCCGCAGCGGCATGCCCTGGGAGACCCGGAGGATGATCGCCGGGCCCTTGGAGGTGAGCGCGGCCCAGCCGCTGCCCTCGACCTTGGTGGTGAAGAGGCCGTTGCCGGAGGCCATGCCGTTGAGACCGGTGAAGCTGGTACCGGTGTGCAGCGTCGCCTCGGTGCAGAGCAGGTTGTCCGACTCGACGAAGAGCGTCTCGCCGTTCAA encodes:
- the meaB gene encoding methylmalonyl Co-A mutase-associated GTPase MeaB; the encoded protein is MIDVPTLVEQAREGRPRAVARLITLVENAAPELREVMAALAPYTGQAYTVGLTGSPGVGKSTSTSALVSAYRRLGKRVGVLAVDPSSPFSGGALLGDRVRMQEHATDPEVFIRSMATRGHLGGLSWSAPQALRVLDAAGCDVILVETVGVGQSEVEVAAQADTTVVLLAPGMGDGIQAAKAGILEIGDVFVVNKADRDGADATARELNHMLGLGEAREAGEWRPPIVKTVAARGEGVDEVVEALEKHRAWLAETGELATRRRRRAADEVEAIALAALRARIGDLHGDRHLSALAERVAAGDLDPYGAADELISSLTNP
- a CDS encoding MarR family winged helix-turn-helix transcriptional regulator, with amino-acid sequence MDTHTTDPAAASSSPPVAEEEAPWLSAKEQQFWRAHLEVSKLLDYQLGRELQPHNLASNDYEILVVLSEAPERRMRMTDLATATLQSKSRLSHQITRMENAGLVLRQECPGDRRGLYANLTDLGWETMQKVAPDHVRSVRHHFIDRLTPEQIDAMYAALSPIAEHLRALRGRA
- a CDS encoding AIM24 family protein; amino-acid sequence: MPPQGQYGAPLPQPQGGSGPVVHDANSLPVNDNVNPYAFSVDLNGPYYLQKGKMIAYYGDIRFSGVGRGVIDQVLERNFNSPLHAADWTLAEGRGKLLLADRAFDLNSYDLEQGNLTVRSGNLLAFEPTLALKQSIIPGFLTLIGSGKFVAASNGPVHFVEPPIRVDPQALVGWADCPAPCHHYDHSYMHGLIGGLRHLTGLGGASGEEHQFEFIGAGQVLLQSTETLMAERSVGVVHAEAGVPGGGMPHQQAGHAGGQQLPNINVPGLGNLGDLGRRFGL
- a CDS encoding AIM24 family protein; translation: MAFTKINNKMVEAKIFPGQRVFSQRGAMLAYTGEVTFKPNVMGGQGGVMSMIGRRVANEDTPLMTVEGQGSVMFGHGGHNVHVIDLAGDTLYVEADRLLAFDGTLQQSTMFMGSQGGVMGMVRGQVTGQGLFTTKLDGQGSVAVMAHGGVIELPIAPNQPVHVDPQAYVAHRGQVTNKLSTALGWRDMIGRGSGEAFQLELSGHGVVYVQASEEKL
- a CDS encoding AIM24 family protein, giving the protein MAQFRLQGSKVLAVDMAGDSVKARNGCMVAYTGQMNFKKLSGGGDGLRGMVTRRLTGEQMEVMEVKGQGTCYFADKATEVNLVRLNGETLFVESDNLLCTEATLHTGTSFTGLNGMASGNGLFTTKVEGSGWAALTSKGPAIILRVSQGMPLRVDPGAYVAHTGSLNRSLKSGAGWTTLIGEGGGEAMQVEFTGEGLVYVQPSEKMTFGGDV